The proteins below are encoded in one region of Manis javanica isolate MJ-LG chromosome 8, MJ_LKY, whole genome shotgun sequence:
- the EIF2B2 gene encoding translation initiation factor eIF2B subunit beta isoform X3 codes for MPGAAAEGVELAESIESFVEALKRGGGRRSSEDMARETLGLLRRIITDHRWSNAGELMELIRREGRRMTAAQPSETTVGNMVRRVLRIVREEYGRLHGRCDESDQQESLHKLLTFGGLNEDFSFPYAQLQSNIIEAINELLVELEGTTENIAAQALEHIHSNEVIMTIGFSRTVEAFLKEAARKRKFHVIVAECAPFCQGHEMAINLAKVGIETTVMTDAAIFAVMSRVNKVIIGTKTILANGALRAVTGTHTLALAAKHHSTPLIVCASMFKLSPQFPNEEDSFHKFVAPEEVLPFTEGDILEKVSIHCPVFDYVPPELITLFISNIGGNAPSYIYRLMSELYHPEDHVL; via the exons ATGCCAGGAGCGGCGGCAGAGGGTGTGGAGTTGGCCGAGAGCATCGAGAGTTTCGTGGAGGCGCTAAAgcggggcggcgggcggcgcAGCTCGGAAGACATGGCTCGGGAGACCCTGGGGCTGCTACGCCGGATCATCACGGACCACCGCTGGAGCAACGCAG GGGAGCTGATGGAGCTGATCCGCAGAGAGGGCCGGAGGATGACGGCCGCGCAGCCCTCAGAGACCACCGTGGGCAACATGGTGCGGAGAGTGCTGCGGATCGTCCGGGAGGAGTATGGCAG ACTGCATGGACGCTGCGACGAGAGCGATCAGCAGGAGTCCCTGCACAAACTCTTGACATTCGGAGGCCTGAACGAGGATTTCAGTTTTCCTTATGCCCAACTCCAGTCCAACATCATTGAGGCAATTAATGAGCTGCTTGTGGAATTGG AAGGGACAACAGAGAACATTGCAGCCCAGGCTCTGGAGCACATCCACTCCAATGAGGTGATCATGACCATTGGCTTCTCTCGAACAGTAGAGGCCTTCCTCAAAGAGGCTGCCCGAAAGAGGAAATTCCATGTCATTGTGGCAGAGTGTGCTCCTTTCTGTCAG GGTCATGAAATGGCAATCAATTTGGCCAAAGTAGGTATTGAGACAACTGTCATGACTGATGCTGCCATTTTTGCTGTTATGTCAAGAGTCAACAAG GTGATCATTGGCACAAAGACCATCCTGGCCAATGGTGCCCTGAGAGCTGTGACAGGAACTCACACTCTGGCACTGGCAGCGAAACACCATTCCACCCCGCTCATCGTCTGTGCTTCTATGTTCAAGCTGTCCCCACAG ttccCCAATGAAGAAGATTCGTTTCACAAGTTTGTGGCTCCTGAAGAAGTTCTGCCTTTCACAGAAG GCGACATTCTGGAGAAGGTCAGCATTCATTGTCCTGTGTTTGACTACGTGCCCCCAGAGCTCATTACCCTCTTTATCTCCAACATTGGTGGGAATGCACCTTCCTACATCTACCGCCTGATGAGTGAACTCTACCATCCTGAGGATCATGTCCTATGA
- the EIF2B2 gene encoding translation initiation factor eIF2B subunit beta isoform X2 encodes MPGAAAEGVELAESIESFVEALKRGGGRRSSEDMARETLGLLRRIITDHRWSNAGELMELIRREGRRMTAAQPSETTVGNMVRRVLRIVREEYGRLHGRCDESDQQESLHKLLTFGGLNEDFSFPYAQLQSNIIEAINELLVELEGTTENIAAQALEHIHSNEVIMTIGFSRTVEAFLKEAARKRKFHVIVAECAPFCQGHEMAINLAKVGIETTVMTDAAIFAVMSRVNKVIIGTKTILANGALRAVTGTHTLALAAKHHSTPLIVCASMFKLSPQFPNEEDSFHKFVAPEEVLPFTEAFVITFQATFWRRSAFIVLCLTTCPQSSLPSLSPTLVGMHLPTSTA; translated from the exons ATGCCAGGAGCGGCGGCAGAGGGTGTGGAGTTGGCCGAGAGCATCGAGAGTTTCGTGGAGGCGCTAAAgcggggcggcgggcggcgcAGCTCGGAAGACATGGCTCGGGAGACCCTGGGGCTGCTACGCCGGATCATCACGGACCACCGCTGGAGCAACGCAG GGGAGCTGATGGAGCTGATCCGCAGAGAGGGCCGGAGGATGACGGCCGCGCAGCCCTCAGAGACCACCGTGGGCAACATGGTGCGGAGAGTGCTGCGGATCGTCCGGGAGGAGTATGGCAG ACTGCATGGACGCTGCGACGAGAGCGATCAGCAGGAGTCCCTGCACAAACTCTTGACATTCGGAGGCCTGAACGAGGATTTCAGTTTTCCTTATGCCCAACTCCAGTCCAACATCATTGAGGCAATTAATGAGCTGCTTGTGGAATTGG AAGGGACAACAGAGAACATTGCAGCCCAGGCTCTGGAGCACATCCACTCCAATGAGGTGATCATGACCATTGGCTTCTCTCGAACAGTAGAGGCCTTCCTCAAAGAGGCTGCCCGAAAGAGGAAATTCCATGTCATTGTGGCAGAGTGTGCTCCTTTCTGTCAG GGTCATGAAATGGCAATCAATTTGGCCAAAGTAGGTATTGAGACAACTGTCATGACTGATGCTGCCATTTTTGCTGTTATGTCAAGAGTCAACAAG GTGATCATTGGCACAAAGACCATCCTGGCCAATGGTGCCCTGAGAGCTGTGACAGGAACTCACACTCTGGCACTGGCAGCGAAACACCATTCCACCCCGCTCATCGTCTGTGCTTCTATGTTCAAGCTGTCCCCACAG ttccCCAATGAAGAAGATTCGTTTCACAAGTTTGTGGCTCCTGAAGAAGTTCTGCCTTTCACAGAAG CATTTGTGATTACCTTTCAGGCGACATTCTGGAGAAGGTCAGCATTCATTGTCCTGTGTTTGACTACGTGCCCCCAGAGCTCATTACCCTCTTTATCTCCAACATTGGTGGGAATGCACCTTCCTACATCTACCGCCTGA